In Deltaproteobacteria bacterium, the genomic stretch ATCTCGCCCTTGGCCATGCCGGGTAGCCAGCGCTCGCGCTGGGCCTCCTCGCCGTAGGCGTAGATCGGCCACATCGCCAGCGAGGTCTGCACCGAGCAGAACGAACGGATGCCGCTGTCCTGGCGCTCCAGCTCGATCTGCGTGAGGCCGTAGGCGACCGGGTTCATGCCGGCACAGCCGTAGCCCTCGAAGGGCGCGCCGAGGAAGCCCATCTTCGCGAACTCGGAGATGAGCTCGCGCGGGAACGTGCCGCGCTCGTAGTGCTTCTCGAGGTCCGGCGCGACGGTGCGCTCGCAGAACTCGCGCGCGGCCTGCCACACCAGGCGCTCGTCGTCGGTCAACAGGTCATCGATCGAGATCAGATACGGCGTGGCGTCGCGCGACATGGACCTCGTCTACCACAGCCGTACACGGGCGCGCAGCGCCCCTTCGGGCCGCGGCACGTGAGCTACGCCGGCTGCGGCGTCGCACGCCGGGGCTGCCACCACGCAGCGACCACGATCGCCACCAGCAACGCGACGTCCCGCCACAACGTCGGCCAACCGACGGCGTCGGCGGCGGCCTGCTTGCCGAAGCAACCGCACTGCAGGTCGATGCCGCGCACGATCACCGAGGCGATGAGCGCGATGAAGGCGACGGTCAACACCCCCAGCAGCAGGCCGCCGGCGCGGACCCACCGCGGATGCCCCGAAAGCAGCGCGGCCGCACCGACCAGCTCGAGCATCGGCACGATCGCTGCGATCACGTGGAGGCTGCGTTCGGGAAACACCTGGTAGTTGCGGATGTCGGCCGCGAAGCTCAGCAGGTCGCCGGCCTTGGGCACCGCTGCGACCACGAACACCGCCGCGACACCGATGCGCACGGCCCACGACAGCAGCTGCTGCGCGAGCACGCGACGCCGGCGAGCCGGCTCGGCGAGCTCAGCCACTCTGCAGCGCTCCTTCGACCGGCGCGCCCGCACCGACCCACGCCTCGAAGCCGCCGTCGAGCACACGCACGCGATCGCAGCCCAGCGCGTCGTCGAGCAGGCGGCCGACGTACTCGGCGTCCCCACCCGGCGCACCGTCGCAGTAGGTGACGATGTCGCGATCGATCGGGATCGGCAGCGTCTCGGACGCGAGGATCGACGCCGCGTCGGCTGCCGGCAACGAGATCGCCCCGGGGATGTGACCGTCGAGGAACGCCTCGCCCGAGCGCGCGTCGACGATCACGACCGGGTCGTCTTGCACGCGGCGCGACAGCTCCGCGACCGCCACCCGCGGCAGCGCCTCGGGCTCGACGCTCGGCGGCAGCTCGTCCATGCCGCAGGCCGCGACCACCTCGGGCTGCGGGCCTGGCACCCACGGCACGTCGAGCTGAATCGCGAGCGCAGCGACGCCGAGC encodes the following:
- a CDS encoding rhodanese-like domain-containing protein, with translation MRPWLATLRDSALLGVAAGLLGVAALAIQLDVPWVPGPQPEVVAACGMDELPPSVEPEALPRVAVAELSRRVQDDPVVIVDARSGEAFLDGHIPGAISLPAADAASILASETLPIPIDRDIVTYCDGAPGGDAEYVGRLLDDALGCDRVRVLDGGFEAWVGAGAPVEGALQSG